A stretch of Tigriopus californicus strain San Diego chromosome 11, Tcal_SD_v2.1, whole genome shotgun sequence DNA encodes these proteins:
- the LOC131890284 gene encoding vitamin K-dependent protein C-like isoform X1 has product MLRNSTFTRRRERGEKHSTCFMSIINGALILWMLMWSLRNNFSLGSYNSCLDCGKLLRKQQQPKQQTLSRQKRDLTSDEKELRLKLDVRIHVKKVNGSYVPLNDDFNVILDQEHSHLKPWIFDKEPSVDSDYGPDNAFESYFDDVMDPNSDGNQISGISQERDEGKVSAGDNRLFPHVIPWQYFITDIQVSLICPCTAINARFLLASQTCLRELFPQRLVGLYVLKHLPTPQYLAKFGPVEEHLQVKDVIYHQGYRRSQTEGVTNDLALILARHPVLSSNGSVPICLPLIKDVLLPLTGKTLVQVFWSQGEAPKADPIVQATTIRSMRAFPPCRRLFSSQRVFTRNRMCSIMKASANCQDHVSGGALSVFDQDTRRHSLVGIFSFGGTTCNTLEPQVFSSIEMFMDWIVMNIQSGECANL; this is encoded by the exons ATGCTTAGAAATTCTACCTTCACCAGAAGGAGAGAACGGGGGGAAAAACATTCAACCTGTTTCATGTCTATCATCAATGGAGCACTAATCCTTTGGATGTTGATGTGGAGTCTCCGGAACAACTTCTCATTAGGCTCCTACAATAGTTGTCTTGACTGTGGGAAACTGCTCAGAAAGCAACAACAGCCTAAGCAACAAACGCTTTCCAGACAAAAACGAGACCTCACGTCGGACGAGAAGGAGCTCCGTTTGAAGTTGGATGTTCGGATTCACGTAAAAAAGGTGAATGGATCCTATGTACCATTGAATGACGACTTCAATGTCATCCTGGACCAAGAACACAGCCACCTAAAACCTTGGATATTTGACAAGGAACCCTCGGTTGATTCAGACTATGGACCGGACAATGCGTTCGAAAGCTATTTTGATGATGTCATGGATCCCAACTCCGACGGAAACCAGATCAGTGGAATTAGCCAAG AACGTGATGAAGGGAAAGTGTCTGCGGGTGACAATCGCCTTTTCCCTCATGTAataccttggcaatatttcaTCACGGACATCCAAGTGTCACTCATCTGCCCGTGTACCGCCATCAACGCTCGGTTTCTGTTGGCCTCCCAAACTTGCCTCCGAGAATTGTTCCCCCAACGTCTTGTCGGATTATACGTCCTCAAGCACCTTCCAACGCCACAATACTTG GCCAAATTTGGACCCGTGGAAGAGCATCTCCAAGTGAAGGACGTCATCTATCATCAAGGATATCGTCGCTCTCAAACTGAAGGGGTGACCAATGATTTAGCCTTGATCCTAGCCAGACACCCAGTCCTGAGCTCTAATGGAAGTGTCCCCATTTGTCTCCCATTAATCAAGGATGTATTATTACCCCTCACGGGAAAGACGCTGGTCCAGGTATTTTGGTCCCAAGGTGAAGCTCCCAAAGCGGATCCCATCGTTCAAGCCACAACCATTCGTTCCATGCGAGCTTTTCCCCCTTGTCGCAGGCTATTTTCATCTCAAAGAG TCTTTACCCGAAATCGAATGTGTTCAATTATGAAGGCCAGCGCAAATTGCCAGGATCACGTGTCAGGAGGAGCCTTGTCGGTTTTTGATCAAGACACGCGCAGACATTCGCTTGTTGGGATCTTCAGCTTTGGAGGCACCACTTGCAACACTTTGGAACCGCAGGTCTTTTCGAGTATTGAAATGTTCATGGACTGGATCGTTATGAACATACAGTCTGGGGAATGTGCCAACCTTTGA
- the LOC131890286 gene encoding 15-hydroxyprostaglandin dehydrogenase [NAD(+)]-like isoform X2 has protein sequence MSFKGQACLITGGARGIGKAIAQELLRHGAKCLIGDILIHAGEETCRELGQEFGNENVGFLRLDVSSHTNFELAIEKCVERFGKIDVLINNAGIISEIGWEAQLQINLLGTIRGCKLGIKCMKMGGMILNISSNQGLLSWPAMPVYTAGKTAINAFTRSMGHPVAFQEHGIKICSLCPYAVDTPFQHYVKHCGMSQIRLPRESFDWHSSNTLRWHYPLDPILIFFLARGLP, from the exons ATGTCTTTCAAAGGACAAGCTTGTCTGATCACTGGTGGAGCTCGAGGGATCGGCAAAGCTATTGCCCAAGAGCTCCTTCGACATGGAGCTAAGTGTTTAATAGGCGATATTCTGATTCAC GCAGGTGAGGAGACTTGTCGAGAGCTTGGCCAAGAATTTGGCAATGAGAATGTGGGCTTCCTCCGATTGGACGTGTCTTCCCACACCAACTTCGAGCTCGCCATCGAGAAATGTGTGGAAAGGTTCGGGAAGATTGACGTTTTGATTAACAACGCGGGGATAATTTCGGAAATTGGGTGGGAAGCCCAACTCCAAATTAATCTCTTA GGAACGATTCGTGGATGCAAGTTGGGCATCAAATGCATGAAGATGGGTGGGATGATATTGAACATTTCCTCCAATCAAGGGCTCCTTTCCTGGCCCGCTATGCCCGTGTATACGGCCGGAAAAACGGCCATCAACGCCTTCACCAGATCCATGGGACATCCTGTGGCGTTCCAAGAACATGGAATCAAAATATGTAGCCTCTGTCCTTATGCCGTGGACACTCCGTTTCAACACTATGTCAAACATTGCGGCATGTCTCAG ATTCGTCTTCCCAGGGAGTCCTTTGATTGGCATTCATCCAATACTTTACGATGGCATTACCCTCTCGACCCGATcttaattttctttcttgcgAGGGGCCTCCCCTAA
- the LOC131890284 gene encoding uncharacterized protein LOC131890284 isoform X2, translated as MLRNSTFTRRRERGEKHSTCFMSIINGALILWMLMWSLRNNFSLGSYNSCLDCGKLLRKQQQPKQQTLSRQKRDLTSDEKELRLKLDVRIHVKKVNGSYVPLNDDFNVILDQEHSHLKPWIFDKEPSVDSDYGPDNAFESYFDDVMDPNSDGNQISGISQERDEGKVSAGDNRLFPHVIPWQYFITDIQVSLICPCTAINARFLLASQTCLRELFPQRLVGLYVLKHLPTPQYLAKFGPVEEHLQVKDVIYHQGYRRSQTEGDVLLPLTGKTLVQVFWSQGEAPKADPIVQATTIRSMRAFPPCRRLFSSQRVFTRNRMCSIMKASANCQDHVSGGALSVFDQDTRRHSLVGIFSFGGTTCNTLEPQVFSSIEMFMDWIVMNIQSGECANL; from the exons ATGCTTAGAAATTCTACCTTCACCAGAAGGAGAGAACGGGGGGAAAAACATTCAACCTGTTTCATGTCTATCATCAATGGAGCACTAATCCTTTGGATGTTGATGTGGAGTCTCCGGAACAACTTCTCATTAGGCTCCTACAATAGTTGTCTTGACTGTGGGAAACTGCTCAGAAAGCAACAACAGCCTAAGCAACAAACGCTTTCCAGACAAAAACGAGACCTCACGTCGGACGAGAAGGAGCTCCGTTTGAAGTTGGATGTTCGGATTCACGTAAAAAAGGTGAATGGATCCTATGTACCATTGAATGACGACTTCAATGTCATCCTGGACCAAGAACACAGCCACCTAAAACCTTGGATATTTGACAAGGAACCCTCGGTTGATTCAGACTATGGACCGGACAATGCGTTCGAAAGCTATTTTGATGATGTCATGGATCCCAACTCCGACGGAAACCAGATCAGTGGAATTAGCCAAG AACGTGATGAAGGGAAAGTGTCTGCGGGTGACAATCGCCTTTTCCCTCATGTAataccttggcaatatttcaTCACGGACATCCAAGTGTCACTCATCTGCCCGTGTACCGCCATCAACGCTCGGTTTCTGTTGGCCTCCCAAACTTGCCTCCGAGAATTGTTCCCCCAACGTCTTGTCGGATTATACGTCCTCAAGCACCTTCCAACGCCACAATACTTG GCCAAATTTGGACCCGTGGAAGAGCATCTCCAAGTGAAGGACGTCATCTATCATCAAGGATATCGTCGCTCTCAAACTGAAGGG GATGTATTATTACCCCTCACGGGAAAGACGCTGGTCCAGGTATTTTGGTCCCAAGGTGAAGCTCCCAAAGCGGATCCCATCGTTCAAGCCACAACCATTCGTTCCATGCGAGCTTTTCCCCCTTGTCGCAGGCTATTTTCATCTCAAAGAG TCTTTACCCGAAATCGAATGTGTTCAATTATGAAGGCCAGCGCAAATTGCCAGGATCACGTGTCAGGAGGAGCCTTGTCGGTTTTTGATCAAGACACGCGCAGACATTCGCTTGTTGGGATCTTCAGCTTTGGAGGCACCACTTGCAACACTTTGGAACCGCAGGTCTTTTCGAGTATTGAAATGTTCATGGACTGGATCGTTATGAACATACAGTCTGGGGAATGTGCCAACCTTTGA
- the LOC131890285 gene encoding 15-hydroxyprostaglandin dehydrogenase [NAD(+)]-like, protein MSSIANKVCLITGGARGIGKAITSELLRNGARCLFVDISYQGGLETETELREEFGSDRVSFLRVDVTSETNLRQAFVKCIEDFGTLDVVVNNAGIVSEHAWESVNQVNFVAAIRGCKLALEFMAKDGNPQNSTMQGGAVLNIASHQGLVSWPFMHVYSASKAGLVAYTRCAGQEFEFENHGVRIMSLCPYLVDTPIHQCQPFIGITKAGEKHMRELPYEHVILRATDVGEAAVDILNKGRSGSVWFIQNQGEPAYEIQDQNNMESLLAQKPTNVQLNT, encoded by the exons ATGTCGTCTATCGCCAATAAAGTGTGTCTTATTACCGGTGGAGCTCGAGGGATTGGAAAAGCAATCACTTCGGAATTACTCCGAAATGGTGCCAGATGCCTTTTTGTGGACATATCCTATCAG GGGGGTCTAGAAACGGAAACGGAACTTAGAGAGGAATTTGGTTCTGATCGAGTCTCTTTCTTGAGAGTGGACGTCACTTCTGAGACGAATCTTCGGCAGGCGTTCGTGAAATGTATCGAGGattttggaacattggatGTCGTGGTCAACAACGCGGGGATTGTGTCTGAGCACGCCTGGGAGTCCGTCAATCAAGTCAACTTTGTG GCAGCCATCCGAGGGTGTAAATTAGCCTTGGAGTTCATGGCCAAGGATGGAAATCCACAAAATAGTACGATGCAAGGTGGTGCCGTCCTAAACATTGCATCACATCAGGGTTTggtttcttggccttttaTGCATGTCTATTCTGCATCTAAGGCTGGTCTTGTGGCTTATACTCGTTGTGCGggtcaagaatttgaatttgagaacCACGGAGTTCGAATCATGTCTTTGTGCCCATATTTAGTGGACACACCAATACATCAATGCCAACCTTTCATTGGTATAACCAAG GCAGGAGAAAAACATATGAGAGAATTGCCATATGAACATGTCATCTTAAGAGCCACAGATGTGGGAGAAGCAGCCGTGGACATTCTAAATAAAGGCCGGTCAGGGTCTGTTTGGTTCATTCAAAACCAAGGAGAGCCAGCATATGAAATACAAGATCAGAATAACATGGAGAGCCTTCTGGCTCAAAAACCAACCAACGTTCAGTTGAACACGTAA
- the LOC131889774 gene encoding uncharacterized protein LOC131889774: MTMSVGEKMDEAEISPTSLPDKCQSLRLKSIRKRIETEKNKHLPRQRKPRERPAPLSKYRRKTANARERQRMQEVNLAFDRLKESIPHHKLNQIDEKKDTKITTLRCAITYINSLSELLQDLGSGKAVSPEYYFTDAQLGLDPDRGSQEKSTGSKGKRGKGKKKQQQQQRGKKTESNKNKRTSVKRSANGRVNKPLSMATPRVKKCAVIPPGILTKAQLNGIPSSSSCLSSLSLSTTMTTVVPANTTTTPATTGPPLSSHLIQLPQVPLAPSQFLNMSSSAGLLTTSTLSPSIPSNLLSKVTMMGPSSATSRGGILTTSAPCSVAVPGSISPVFNPSPGGTLSPVSSFSSPSPTSGRLSSSSPLSTTSSTSLYPMVNDIDALIKLHPGSGGHSHWEWKDTVIEEISDLTPLTGVDCFVSSVNLCPNDYGPVNLQDLLGSLEVVSPNNSIYPGSHHSDVMLK; this comes from the coding sequence ATGACCATGTCAGTTGGCGAGAAAATGGACGAAGCCGAGATAAGTCCAACCAGTTTGCCCGACAAGTGTCAATCCTTGCGATTGAAATCCATCCGTAAACGAATCGAAACCGAGAAGAACAAGCATCTGCCTCGACAGCGAAAGCCTCGGGAAAGGCCGGCGCCATTGAGCAAGTATCGCAGGAAGACCGCCAATGCGCGAGAACGGCAACGGATGCAGGAAGTGAACTTGGCCTTTGACCGGCTCAAAGAGAGCATTCCTCACCACAAGCTCAATCAAATTGACGAGAAAAAAGACACCAAGATTACCACCCTGCGGTGTGCCATAACGTACATTAACTCCCTGTCGGAGCTGCTCCAGGATTTGGGGAGTGGTAAGGCCGTCAGTCCGGAATACTATTTTACCGACGCCCAATTGGGTCTGGACCCTGATCGAGGGAGTCAGGAAAAGTCCACGGGGTCAAAGGGAAAGCGCGGAAAAGGCAAGAAgaagcagcagcagcagcaaagAGGTAAAAAGACCGAATCGAACAAGAACAAACGGACCTCAGTCAAGCGGAGTGCTAATGGCCGTGTGAACAAGCCCTTGAGTATGGCCACTCCGAGGGTGAAAAAGTGCGCCGTCATTCCCCCCGGGATTCTCACCAAAGCCCAATTGAATGGGATCCCCTCTTCATCCTCTTGTCTATCTTCCTTATCGCTCTCAACCACGATGACAACCGTTGTCCCAGCCAACACCACAACAACACCCGCCACGACAGGTCCACCGCTCTCCAGTCATCTCATTCAGTTGCCTCAAGTGCCCTTGGCCCCGTCGCAGTTTCTCAACATGTCCAGTTCGGCGGGATTACTCACCACATCCACGTTAAGCCCCTCAATCCCCAGTAATCTCCTATCCAAAGTGACTATGATGGGTCCAAGCTCGGCCACGTCCCGTGGAGGCATCTTGACCACATCAGCTCCGTGTTCGGTCGCCGTTCCGGGATCAATCTCACCCGTGTTCAATCCAAGTCCGGGGGGAACATTGTCGCCGGTGTCTAGCTTTTCGTCCCCATCGCCGACTTCGGGACGACTCTCGTCTTCATCGCCGTTGTCCACGACGTCCTCAACCTCCTTATACCCCATGGTCAATGACATTGATGCTCTGATCAAGTTGCATCCCGGCTCCGGGGGCCATTCCCATTGGGAGTGGAAGGACACGGTGATCGAAGAGATCTCGGACCTCACTCCGTTGACAGGGGTGGATTGCTTCGTGAGTAGTGTGAACCTCTGTCCCAATGACTACGGTCCGGTCAATCTGCAAGATCTTCTCGGATCCCTGGAGGTTGTCTCACCCAACAACTCCATCTATCCAGGGTCACATCACTCGGACGTGATGCTGAAGTAA
- the LOC131890286 gene encoding 15-hydroxyprostaglandin dehydrogenase [NAD(+)]-like isoform X1, translating into MSFKGQACLITGGARGIGKAIAQELLRHGAKCLIGDILIHAGEETCRELGQEFGNENVGFLRLDVSSHTNFELAIEKCVERFGKIDVLINNAGIISEIGWEAQLQINLLGTIRGCKLGIKCMKMGGMILNISSNQGLLSWPAMPVYTAGKTAINAFTRSMGHPVAFQEHGIKICSLCPYAVDTPFQHYVKHCGMSQAGTQFLIDHDNSADSRVLTAEDVGQAVLKVLSEGTSGSVWYLHKHGDAPYEIPDNNTYENLMQHRPEQSN; encoded by the exons ATGTCTTTCAAAGGACAAGCTTGTCTGATCACTGGTGGAGCTCGAGGGATCGGCAAAGCTATTGCCCAAGAGCTCCTTCGACATGGAGCTAAGTGTTTAATAGGCGATATTCTGATTCAC GCAGGTGAGGAGACTTGTCGAGAGCTTGGCCAAGAATTTGGCAATGAGAATGTGGGCTTCCTCCGATTGGACGTGTCTTCCCACACCAACTTCGAGCTCGCCATCGAGAAATGTGTGGAAAGGTTCGGGAAGATTGACGTTTTGATTAACAACGCGGGGATAATTTCGGAAATTGGGTGGGAAGCCCAACTCCAAATTAATCTCTTA GGAACGATTCGTGGATGCAAGTTGGGCATCAAATGCATGAAGATGGGTGGGATGATATTGAACATTTCCTCCAATCAAGGGCTCCTTTCCTGGCCCGCTATGCCCGTGTATACGGCCGGAAAAACGGCCATCAACGCCTTCACCAGATCCATGGGACATCCTGTGGCGTTCCAAGAACATGGAATCAAAATATGTAGCCTCTGTCCTTATGCCGTGGACACTCCGTTTCAACACTATGTCAAACATTGCGGCATGTCTCAG GCAGGGACTCAATTCCTTATTGACCACGATAATTCCGCTGATTCGAGGGTTTTGACGGCTGAAGATGTTGGGCAAGCAGTTCTGAAAGTGCTGAGCGAAGGCACCTCCGGATCTGTTTGGTACCTCCATAAACATGGAGATGCTCCTTATGAGATCCCGGATAATAACACCTATGAGAACCTCATGCAACATCGGCCTGAGCAATCCAATTGA